The Sulfurimonas lithotrophica genome includes a region encoding these proteins:
- a CDS encoding DUF2958 domain-containing protein produces MSKLIPSTLLSDIPDLYETEGVLDPILRVKLFTPDSSWTWYIIELSRSDLNTCYGFVVGLESELGYFNLEEVESLHGSLGLNVERDLSFQSTRLSTIKKETV; encoded by the coding sequence ATGAGTAAGTTAATCCCATCTACACTGTTAAGCGATATACCTGATCTGTATGAAACTGAAGGTGTTTTAGACCCAATTCTAAGAGTTAAACTGTTTACACCTGATAGTAGCTGGACTTGGTATATTATAGAGCTGTCAAGGAGTGATTTAAACACATGCTATGGTTTTGTAGTAGGCTTGGAATCAGAACTTGGATATTTCAACCTCGAAGAAGTCGAATCACTACATGGATCTCTAGGGCTAAATGTAGAACGAGACTTGTCGTTCCAGTCTACAAGATTAAGTACGATAAAAAAAGAAACAGTATGA
- a CDS encoding site-specific integrase has translation MKPIKSTGSQKGAKMISFFNRNGKLYVQFDVNGKRYQRSTKLEDTPKNRTLVQKEVVPKLQYKIISGEFEKKQKQAYPFSELATKYKMSKEKLKTYRHLRGMVDNKLLPIFGNKDVKEMSRGEIKKFADTLLLDLTPKRTRMILNVLKAILDIAIEYEYISANPADNIKLPKHKPLQMKPFMPDEVQALINGADGWFKNMVAFAFYTGVRQGEMIALNIGDIDFETMTINIDKRIAHGEVDTPKTESSVRKIPIFQPLVPFLKNQLDLCKKEMCFTLFFNPYTKDSFYDSKKLSKYWYELLDKCKLEHRRFYNTRHSFVTNMIRSGQVSILDVSQMVGHKTIEETISTYTKFFPEEHLKVNRNLDPFTDTIADTKLKMR, from the coding sequence ATGAAACCTATAAAATCAACTGGCTCCCAAAAAGGGGCTAAAATGATTTCGTTCTTTAACAGAAATGGTAAACTTTATGTCCAATTTGATGTAAATGGCAAAAGATATCAACGCAGCACAAAACTTGAAGATACTCCAAAGAACAGAACATTAGTTCAAAAGGAAGTAGTTCCAAAGCTACAGTATAAAATTATCTCTGGCGAATTTGAAAAAAAGCAAAAACAAGCTTATCCTTTTTCAGAACTTGCGACTAAATATAAAATGTCTAAAGAAAAGTTAAAAACATATAGACATTTGAGGGGCATGGTAGACAATAAGTTATTACCAATATTTGGAAATAAAGATGTGAAAGAAATGAGTAGAGGTGAGATAAAAAAGTTTGCTGATACACTTCTTCTTGATCTGACGCCAAAACGTACAAGAATGATACTTAATGTTCTAAAAGCTATACTTGATATTGCCATTGAATATGAATATATTTCGGCAAACCCAGCTGATAATATCAAACTACCAAAACATAAACCACTCCAAATGAAGCCTTTTATGCCTGATGAAGTTCAAGCACTAATAAATGGTGCTGATGGATGGTTTAAAAATATGGTTGCATTTGCATTTTATACTGGGGTTAGACAAGGTGAAATGATTGCTTTGAACATTGGAGATATTGATTTTGAGACCATGACTATCAATATTGATAAAAGAATTGCTCACGGTGAAGTTGACACACCTAAGACAGAATCAAGTGTTAGAAAAATTCCTATATTTCAACCGCTTGTTCCTTTTTTGAAAAATCAACTTGATCTATGTAAGAAAGAGATGTGCTTTACACTATTTTTCAATCCATATACAAAAGATAGTTTTTACGACAGTAAAAAACTTTCTAAGTATTGGTATGAACTATTAGACAAATGTAAACTCGAACATAGAAGATTCTATAATACAAGACATAGTTTTGTAACAAACATGATTAGAAGTGGTCAAGTATCAATACTTGATGTTTCACAAATGGTTGGACATAAAACAATAGAGGAAACCATATCAACATATACAAAGTTCTTCCCAGAAGAACATCTGAAAGTGAATAGGAACTTAGATCCGTTTACTGACACTATAGCTGACACCAAGCTCAAAATGCGTTAA
- a CDS encoding ABC transporter permease, which translates to MKLNRFNALFIKETLQIVRDPSSILIAVVLPLILLFLMGYAISLDSKNIPVGLVIEKQSKYSSSLLNSFYNSKSFNVDVNNDRRYFEKKIQEGKIRAIIIIPATFAKDIAKGQPSIQILADGTEPNIAGYVQKYTNGLWQNWLMQEGLDKNSKSVNIDMETRYWFNAPLLSKYFLLPGSIAIILTLIGTLLTALVVSREWERNTMEAIMSTPITITELVLGKIMPYFILGLMSALLCVVIAIGWFDIPFRGSYILLFITSSIYLFPALSLGLLISTIAKNQFVAAQAALIVGFLPAFLLSGFIFQISSMPQWLQLITYVLPARYFVEILQTLFLTGNVYEIIISNVIAMIIVGTVFFTVILKVTRKRLD; encoded by the coding sequence ATGAAGCTAAATAGATTCAATGCGCTTTTTATAAAAGAAACACTTCAAATAGTACGTGATCCTAGCTCTATACTTATAGCGGTTGTACTGCCTTTGATACTTCTGTTTTTAATGGGTTATGCGATAAGTCTTGACTCTAAAAACATACCTGTCGGCTTAGTTATAGAAAAACAGTCCAAATACTCATCTTCATTATTAAACTCTTTTTACAACTCTAAAAGTTTTAACGTAGATGTAAATAATGACAGACGCTACTTTGAAAAAAAGATACAAGAGGGAAAGATACGTGCAATAATCATTATACCTGCAACCTTTGCCAAAGATATAGCAAAAGGGCAACCGAGTATTCAGATTTTGGCAGACGGAACTGAGCCAAATATAGCGGGGTATGTTCAAAAATATACAAACGGACTGTGGCAGAACTGGCTTATGCAAGAGGGATTAGACAAAAACTCCAAATCAGTTAATATAGACATGGAAACTAGGTACTGGTTTAATGCACCTCTTCTTAGTAAGTACTTTTTACTACCCGGGTCTATTGCTATAATACTGACTTTGATTGGTACGCTTTTAACGGCACTAGTAGTTTCTCGTGAGTGGGAGAGAAACACTATGGAGGCTATAATGTCCACACCTATTACGATTACGGAGCTAGTGCTTGGAAAGATTATGCCTTATTTTATACTGGGACTTATGTCTGCTCTTCTTTGTGTAGTTATAGCGATAGGCTGGTTTGACATACCGTTTCGAGGTTCATATATATTGCTCTTTATAACATCTTCTATATATCTGTTTCCTGCACTTAGTTTGGGACTTTTAATATCTACAATAGCTAAAAATCAATTTGTAGCGGCACAGGCTGCGCTTATAGTAGGATTTTTACCTGCATTTTTGCTCTCGGGTTTTATATTTCAAATAAGCTCTATGCCGCAGTGGCTACAACTTATAACATATGTACTTCCTGCAAGATACTTTGTGGAGATTCTTCAAACCCTGTTCTTAACAGGAAACGTATATGAGATTATAATCTCAAACGTTATCGCCATGATAATTGTCGGAACCGTATTTTTCACGGTTATACTTAAAGTTACCAGAAAAAGGCTTGACTGA
- a CDS encoding helix-turn-helix domain-containing protein, which produces MKRIELIEQIIARKEQIGITVENLAKLSGVGVRTVNRLLKNEDVKLSTIEHITNFLGLDFAGNEQMSIKELKRQRAHQKALYLASIVQGTSALEMQGLEDENLNAIITSYEKEFLSGNYKDTLWVA; this is translated from the coding sequence ATGAAACGTATTGAACTTATAGAACAGATTATTGCTAGAAAAGAGCAAATCGGTATCACTGTTGAAAATTTGGCAAAGCTAAGTGGTGTTGGTGTGAGAACTGTTAATAGGCTTTTAAAAAATGAAGATGTTAAGTTAAGTACAATAGAGCATATAACAAATTTTTTAGGGTTAGATTTCGCAGGAAATGAACAAATGTCTATTAAAGAGTTAAAGAGACAAAGAGCACATCAAAAAGCACTTTATTTAGCTTCTATAGTACAGGGCACATCAGCCTTAGAGATGCAGGGTTTAGAAGATGAAAATTTAAATGCAATTATCACTTCGTATGAAAAAGAGTTCTTAAGTGGAAACTATAAAGATACTCTATGGGTAGCATAG
- a CDS encoding Rad52/Rad22 family DNA repair protein, whose amino-acid sequence MFSENQIKALSYNLDDSRVKTIDKAGMSFKYLETYDVINVANNIFNYMWDYTITRLEEVAREVNQNSNHIITYSAIVKVRIYDNQRNFIEREDTGVGIGTAKTIGDAVDNASKSAVSDSLKRCLRSMGAQFGNDLYSKTPFHKQSQNYQQPAQIQQQPYQQTHSQQTVNNAPQDYSSLYNLGLSVVEQGQNLVIIGDDQYNKRDSIKSFGFKFDSNSKTWWKPIQQQAA is encoded by the coding sequence ATGTTTTCAGAAAACCAGATAAAAGCACTATCGTATAACCTAGATGATAGTCGTGTAAAGACTATAGACAAAGCAGGTATGAGCTTTAAGTACTTAGAGACTTATGATGTTATAAATGTAGCAAACAACATATTTAACTATATGTGGGATTACACTATAACAAGACTCGAAGAGGTAGCTCGTGAAGTTAATCAAAATAGCAATCACATCATTACATACAGTGCTATTGTAAAGGTTCGTATATACGACAATCAACGTAACTTTATAGAGCGTGAAGATACAGGTGTTGGGATAGGAACAGCAAAAACAATAGGAGATGCTGTTGATAATGCAAGTAAGTCCGCTGTTTCGGACAGCTTAAAACGTTGTTTAAGATCTATGGGGGCTCAATTTGGTAACGACTTATATTCTAAAACACCGTTTCATAAGCAATCTCAAAACTATCAACAACCTGCACAGATACAGCAACAGCCGTATCAACAGACTCATAGCCAACAGACTGTAAACAATGCACCGCAGGACTATTCATCACTCTACAATCTTGGATTATCAGTTGTTGAACAAGGTCAAAACCTCGTAATAATAGGCGATGATCAATACAACAAACGTGACTCTATTAAGTCTTTTGGGTTCAAATTTGACTCCAACTCTAAGACGTGGTGGAAGCCAATCCAACAGCAGGCGGCATAA
- a CDS encoding primase-helicase family protein, with product MNNIKDDAHSDSEIIDYKGYLNKICQNGSQYQLDIGNFELNYKSMGYKYRLSGFFAYLDIENKITPEYMNHFVTFMNEQNRYSSIHPATYASYNLILNFYLVKNRYNYETVKNKGVNAYKENNFKKYEDREILNQVYDKGGAVWLNSKGNICIRFSIDSEHKEYNIKQAGIVLSNFLDMDIEFSKENRINKSVNSDKVNICTKDLLLIQEEVFNVEQHQEFIEVNGLWYKNRFKPSKLLQLNKQPQNVPVHIFYLISHLVNYDVERCFAFINWLAAFFQTLKKSQIAILFKGDQGAGKGTLFKLIEELFGKVYCKQINGDSLRSNYLGAFIENTLFLNFDEISYKTIGKTSFNSLLKAIITNDEVTAEKKNINMDNATKIYAQTILFSNVDHPINIEESDRRFTVFTTGGNIKETDFFGHGSFDKFEQAMMNEIEDFAMYLKLYNIDVNQANMPFETQEKYLMVNRTENNLKDFVNAILNKNMFYFQRLKNIDIGLLNTFINHLIQERVYQKYLIIVYTALYPQDKYIESARTLIKQVEKIAPDVFGDHNLYKSNGDKYYKLYYEVDVNNSRPMFSDTPFLPNKNSRPLF from the coding sequence ATGAATAATATAAAAGATGATGCACATAGTGATAGTGAAATTATAGATTATAAAGGGTATTTAAATAAAATATGCCAAAACGGAAGTCAATATCAGCTAGATATAGGGAATTTTGAATTAAATTACAAAAGTATGGGCTATAAATATAGGTTAAGTGGTTTTTTTGCTTATTTGGATATTGAAAATAAAATAACACCAGAGTACATGAATCATTTTGTGACATTTATGAATGAACAAAATAGATATAGTTCAATACATCCGGCAACATATGCAAGTTACAATTTAATTTTAAATTTTTATCTTGTAAAAAATAGATATAACTATGAAACAGTAAAGAATAAAGGGGTCAATGCGTATAAAGAAAATAATTTTAAAAAGTATGAAGATAGGGAGATATTAAACCAGGTATACGATAAAGGTGGTGCAGTATGGCTTAATAGTAAGGGAAATATCTGTATTAGATTTTCAATTGATTCTGAGCATAAAGAATATAACATAAAGCAGGCAGGTATAGTTCTTTCTAACTTTTTAGATATGGATATAGAGTTTTCAAAAGAAAATCGTATTAACAAAAGTGTAAATAGTGATAAGGTTAATATATGCACCAAAGACTTGCTATTGATACAAGAAGAAGTTTTTAATGTTGAGCAACATCAAGAATTTATTGAAGTTAATGGGCTATGGTATAAAAATAGGTTTAAACCTTCAAAATTATTGCAATTAAATAAGCAACCGCAAAATGTACCGGTACATATTTTTTATCTTATCTCTCATCTTGTCAATTATGATGTTGAACGCTGTTTCGCATTCATTAATTGGCTTGCTGCATTTTTTCAAACATTGAAAAAGTCACAAATCGCAATTTTATTTAAAGGAGATCAGGGAGCAGGTAAAGGGACTCTTTTCAAGCTTATTGAAGAACTTTTTGGCAAGGTTTACTGTAAGCAAATAAATGGAGATAGCTTACGTTCAAATTATCTTGGTGCATTTATAGAAAACACTCTGTTTTTAAACTTTGATGAAATATCATACAAAACTATAGGAAAAACAAGTTTTAATAGTCTTTTAAAAGCAATCATTACTAATGATGAAGTTACAGCTGAGAAGAAAAATATCAATATGGATAATGCAACAAAAATATATGCTCAAACGATACTTTTTTCAAATGTAGATCATCCGATAAACATTGAAGAAAGTGATAGGAGGTTTACGGTCTTTACAACGGGAGGAAATATAAAAGAAACTGACTTCTTCGGGCATGGAAGCTTTGATAAGTTTGAACAAGCAATGATGAATGAGATAGAAGATTTTGCCATGTATTTAAAGTTATATAATATTGATGTAAATCAAGCAAATATGCCATTTGAAACACAAGAAAAATATCTTATGGTTAATAGGACAGAAAATAACCTTAAAGACTTTGTAAATGCAATATTAAATAAAAATATGTTTTATTTTCAACGTCTGAAAAATATTGATATTGGGTTATTGAATACCTTTATTAATCATCTTATTCAGGAGAGAGTGTATCAAAAATATCTAATTATAGTTTATACTGCTTTATATCCTCAAGACAAGTATATAGAGTCTGCTAGAACATTGATAAAGCAAGTAGAAAAAATAGCTCCTGACGTTTTTGGTGATCACAACTTATATAAGAGTAATGGCGACAAGTATTATAAGTTGTATTATGAAGTAGATGTTAATAATAGTCGTCCTATGTTCTCAGATACTCCATTTTTACCAAATAAAAATAGCCGGCCCCTGTTTTAG
- a CDS encoding YagK/YfjJ domain-containing protein, producing MTNSKVVKNREDSNRLYVDALQEKHSKLNVVRVDLYYKKDEDGNANISFEDANSDFNRMLNNRRSKPSVFNDQVGYICTKEYTTDRGMHFHAAFFYDGQKVLNDIHKASQICEYWNKEITKNKGSSNNCNLNAKKQYGEKNGIGMLDHRDKEKRKNLDSAIGYMCKDEQHIEVVTKNKKNRSVVRGTMPKIKSKSGRPRS from the coding sequence ATGACAAATAGTAAAGTAGTAAAGAATAGAGAAGATAGCAATAGATTATATGTGGATGCATTACAAGAGAAACACTCAAAGTTAAACGTTGTTAGAGTGGACCTATATTATAAAAAAGATGAAGATGGAAATGCAAATATATCTTTTGAGGATGCTAACAGTGATTTTAATCGTATGCTGAACAACAGAAGGAGCAAACCAAGTGTGTTCAATGATCAAGTTGGTTACATATGTACCAAAGAATATACAACAGACAGAGGTATGCACTTTCATGCAGCGTTCTTTTATGATGGGCAAAAAGTTCTAAATGATATCCATAAAGCTAGCCAGATATGCGAATACTGGAATAAAGAGATAACAAAAAACAAAGGTAGTTCTAATAACTGCAATCTTAATGCAAAAAAACAATATGGTGAGAAAAACGGTATAGGGATGTTAGACCATAGAGATAAAGAAAAACGCAAGAACCTTGATTCTGCTATAGGCTATATGTGTAAAGACGAACAACATATAGAGGTAGTAACAAAAAACAAAAAAAACAGATCTGTAGTAAGAGGTACTATGCCAAAGATTAAAAGCAAGTCTGGTAGACCTAGAAGTTGA
- a CDS encoding ATP-binding cassette domain-containing protein, whose amino-acid sequence MSIVQVKNLNKFFKNQSALKSATFKIKENKITGLIGPDGAGKTTLIRILTGLLDFEADEINVLGFDLKTSKKNIQEMIGYMPQKFGLYEDLSVKENMNLYANLQSIPKENIKSRVNELLEFTNLENFQDFLASELSGGMKQKLGLACSLIKKPKLLLLDEPGVGVDPISRKELWSMVENLTNEGVSVVWSTAYLDEAELCDEVILLNEGEILFKGAPEVLKETMREKTYMLKGDIKDKRETLRLALSYPFIKDGVILGENIKLITDETKKIPPFDKIDAKNASIDMVEPTFEDGFMNILGVDSNGVSPLEEFIKPVEMDSEYVIEVDKLSKHFGSFKAAENISFSIKRGEIFGLLGPNGAGKSTIFKMLCGLIKPTSGTANILGYSFDKSSLEARAKIGYMSQKFSLYGDISVLENLKFFAGVYELRGEDKKNTINRMLEIFGLERFKSMASKELPLGYKQRLSLACAIMHNPSILFLDEPTSGVDPLTRREFWNHIYTMVQKGVTVMVTTHFMEEAEYCDNIALIYKANAIAIDTPHNLTHKISDDATMQEAFIELIKRSENEAK is encoded by the coding sequence AATAAATTTTTTAAAAATCAATCTGCATTAAAATCTGCGACATTTAAAATAAAAGAAAATAAAATAACAGGTCTTATAGGACCTGATGGTGCAGGAAAAACCACTTTAATAAGAATTCTTACAGGACTTTTGGATTTTGAAGCGGATGAGATTAACGTACTCGGGTTTGACTTAAAAACTTCAAAGAAAAACATACAAGAGATGATCGGTTATATGCCTCAAAAATTTGGACTATATGAAGATTTGAGTGTTAAAGAAAATATGAACCTTTATGCAAACCTTCAATCGATTCCAAAAGAGAATATAAAAAGTAGAGTAAATGAACTTTTAGAGTTTACTAACTTAGAAAATTTTCAAGATTTTTTAGCATCTGAACTCTCAGGCGGTATGAAACAAAAGCTCGGGCTTGCCTGCTCACTCATTAAAAAACCTAAGCTTTTGCTTTTGGATGAACCGGGAGTAGGGGTTGATCCTATATCGAGAAAAGAGCTTTGGTCTATGGTTGAAAATCTGACTAACGAAGGTGTAAGTGTAGTTTGGAGCACTGCATATCTTGATGAAGCGGAGCTTTGCGATGAAGTTATCCTTTTAAATGAAGGTGAGATACTATTTAAAGGTGCTCCCGAAGTTTTAAAAGAGACTATGCGAGAAAAAACCTATATGTTAAAGGGTGATATCAAAGATAAGAGAGAGACTCTACGTTTGGCGTTATCATATCCGTTTATAAAAGACGGAGTAATACTTGGTGAGAATATTAAGCTTATTACCGATGAGACAAAAAAAATACCTCCATTTGATAAGATAGATGCCAAGAATGCATCTATAGATATGGTTGAACCTACATTTGAAGACGGTTTTATGAATATACTAGGGGTAGATTCTAATGGAGTTTCACCTTTAGAAGAGTTTATAAAGCCTGTAGAGATGGATAGTGAGTATGTTATAGAGGTAGATAAACTAAGTAAGCACTTCGGTAGTTTTAAAGCAGCTGAAAATATCAGTTTTTCTATAAAAAGAGGAGAGATATTTGGTCTGCTTGGACCAAACGGTGCAGGGAAATCCACCATATTTAAAATGCTTTGCGGTTTAATCAAACCAACAAGCGGTACAGCAAATATATTGGGCTATAGTTTTGATAAATCATCGCTTGAAGCTCGTGCAAAGATAGGCTATATGTCCCAAAAGTTTTCACTTTACGGGGATATATCTGTTTTGGAAAATTTAAAATTTTTTGCAGGAGTATATGAGTTAAGAGGTGAAGATAAAAAAAATACTATTAATAGGATGCTTGAAATATTTGGACTTGAGAGGTTTAAAAGTATGGCTTCTAAAGAGCTTCCTTTAGGTTATAAACAACGTTTGTCATTAGCTTGTGCGATTATGCACAATCCTAGTATATTGTTCTTGGATGAGCCGACAAGCGGGGTTGACCCGCTAACCAGACGTGAGTTTTGGAATCACATATATACGATGGTGCAAAAGGGTGTAACTGTAATGGTAACTACACACTTTATGGAAGAAGCCGAATATTGCGATAATATAGCCCTGATATATAAAGCAAATGCCATAGCAATAGATACACCTCATAATCTTACACACAAAATATCAGATGATGCAACGATGCAAGAAGCGTTTATTGAGCTGATAAAAAGAAGTGAAAATGAAGCTAAATAG
- a CDS encoding ABC transporter permease: MSVFFSQLLALMKKEFLAIWSDKKSRVIIIVPPILQLFVFSFAVTLEVKNISIGVIDRDNSVKSRELVRSLSYSNSFTNVYRIESQKDIQKAIDTQKVIAVVYIPNEFAKNIQSKRKTTLQIIADGRKSNTAQITQSYMQNAINRTFNDIKVEQNVIVNRNLYNPNLDNFWWILPNLIGTISMLVALLLTALSVARERELGTFEQILVTPLSSSALMIGKTIPPLLISIVDASIIFTLSVFLFGVPFVGSLFIFAIGIVSFLFSIVGLGLFISSIVSTQQQGILGAFVLLVPYILMSGFATPVENMPEWLVPFTDIVSLKYFLVLLKGVYLKDIGFDIALELIVPMLVLGFISLGAATWMFSKKVA, from the coding sequence ATGAGTGTCTTTTTTAGTCAGCTTCTAGCACTTATGAAAAAAGAGTTCCTAGCTATATGGAGCGATAAAAAATCCAGAGTTATTATAATAGTGCCGCCTATATTACAGCTTTTTGTATTTTCTTTTGCCGTAACACTTGAAGTGAAAAATATAAGCATCGGTGTCATAGATAGAGATAACAGTGTAAAAAGCAGGGAGTTGGTACGCTCACTCTCATATAGCAACAGTTTTACAAACGTATATAGGATAGAGAGTCAAAAAGATATTCAAAAAGCCATAGATACCCAAAAAGTTATAGCTGTGGTGTATATACCAAACGAATTTGCTAAAAATATTCAGAGTAAGAGAAAAACTACTCTGCAAATCATAGCTGATGGTAGAAAGTCTAACACCGCACAAATAACACAAAGCTATATGCAAAATGCTATTAACAGAACATTTAACGACATAAAAGTAGAACAAAATGTCATAGTAAACAGAAACTTATATAATCCAAACCTTGATAACTTTTGGTGGATACTTCCAAACCTTATAGGTACTATATCTATGTTAGTAGCACTGCTTCTTACGGCACTCTCTGTTGCAAGGGAGAGGGAACTTGGAACTTTTGAGCAGATACTGGTAACACCACTCTCTTCAAGTGCACTGATGATAGGAAAGACGATACCTCCGCTTTTGATAAGCATAGTAGATGCAAGCATTATCTTTACACTCAGTGTATTTTTATTTGGTGTACCTTTTGTAGGCTCGTTGTTTATATTTGCAATAGGGATAGTTTCATTTTTATTCTCTATCGTAGGACTTGGACTTTTTATATCTTCCATAGTATCGACTCAACAGCAGGGAATACTCGGTGCATTTGTACTTTTAGTGCCGTATATACTGATGTCGGGCTTTGCAACACCTGTTGAAAATATGCCAGAGTGGCTTGTACCCTTTACGGACATAGTTTCACTCAAATACTTTTTGGTTCTTCTAAAAGGGGTGTATCTAAAGGATATAGGGTTTGATATAGCACTTGAACTTATAGTTCCGATGCTTGTTTTAGGATTTATATCTTTAGGTGCTGCTACTTGGATGTTTAGCAAAAAAGTTGCTTGA
- a CDS encoding mobile mystery protein B: MIHSTKPIDDATPLDDISGLKLPRDKVYTLKEIYVHEAKNIAIATLKYLSASPSKKIAPFSYEWLLQLHEEMFGNVWEWAGKFRQIELSIGIKAYQVPMAMKELSDDIEFWDKHKTFDIYETAARIHHKAVQIHPFQNGNGRWSRMLANIYLRQNGSMPVKWQEDLLAKENPKRDEYIQALKKADCGDYLSLIEMHKITY, translated from the coding sequence ATGATTCACTCTACAAAGCCAATAGATGATGCCACACCTCTTGATGATATATCAGGACTAAAGCTACCTCGTGATAAAGTTTATACCTTAAAAGAGATATATGTACACGAAGCTAAAAATATTGCTATTGCAACACTTAAATATCTTTCAGCTTCACCATCTAAAAAAATAGCACCATTTAGTTATGAGTGGCTGTTACAACTTCATGAAGAGATGTTTGGCAACGTATGGGAGTGGGCAGGAAAGTTTAGACAGATTGAACTCTCTATAGGTATTAAAGCTTATCAGGTTCCAATGGCAATGAAAGAGTTGAGTGATGATATAGAATTTTGGGATAAACATAAAACATTTGATATTTACGAAACAGCAGCACGGATACATCATAAAGCAGTGCAAATACATCCATTTCAAAATGGTAATGGCAGATGGTCAAGAATGTTAGCCAATATCTACCTAAGACAAAACGGTTCTATGCCTGTAAAATGGCAAGAAGATCTACTCGCTAAAGAAAACCCTAAAAGAGATGAATATATTCAAGCACTAAAAAAAGCTGATTGTGGAGACTACCTCAGTTTGATAGAGATGCATAAAATTACATATTAA